One Panulirus ornatus isolate Po-2019 chromosome 16, ASM3632096v1, whole genome shotgun sequence genomic window carries:
- the LOC139754001 gene encoding uncharacterized protein, whose translation MVSNIKVEKLRHHERQKECVSRAKYRQGRRLSAVKVYTVNDESKYIIINGVPAIKIMSELQRLCLKYGDIEYLQLLPEYPREEYTEVYLLKYHKIRRARFAKTQLDGKTFYGGVLHVCYAPELETVEETREKLHDRRRTVAALTRYIQDASSFHPPKKRKNKVLNPAAGRYLAHLRPELKNVSPDLLNPGGKERAGSSEAGGGLLQCASHPDSILQNQNFTVSVNSDVSFTSETSRVSKLEYTNGSTSNIGGLPVLSHTVSQGKECAVWSRQNRRQSDFPRITASSKKKIKVFRNKKILSYIYQIGDYIIGCDM comes from the coding sequence atGGTATCTAACATTAAAGTAGAAAAACTGCGACATCACGAGCGGCAGAAGGAGTGTGTGAGCAGAGCTAAGTATCGTCAGGGAAGGAGGCTTTCTGCCGTGAAGGTCTACACTGTGAATGACGAGTCCAAATACATAATCATTAATGGGGTTCCAGCCATCAAAATCATGAGTGAATTGCAGAGGTTATGTCTCAAGTATGGAGATATCGAATATCTGCAGTTGTTGCCAGAATATCCTCGTGAAGAATACACTGAGGTGTATTTACTGAAGTACCATAAGATACGTCGTGCCAGGTTTGCTAAGACTCAGCTGGACGGGAAGACATTTTATGGTGGCGTGCTGCATGTGTGTTATGCTCCGGAACTGGAAACGGTGGAGGAGACAAGGGAGAAACTACATGACAGGAGAAGGACTGTAGCTGCCTTAACTAGATATATCCAGGATGCATCATCCTTTCATCCCcctaagaaaagaaagaataaagttTTGAATCCAGCAGCCGGCAGGTATTTAGCTCACTTGAGACCAGAACTGAAAAACGTATCTCCTGATTTATTAAATCCTGGGGGAAAAGAACGTGCTGGATCATCAGAAGCAGGCGGTGGGTTATTGCAGTGTGCATCACATCCTGATTCCATTTTGCAAAATCAGAATTTCACTGTGTCAGTCAATAGCGATGTAAGTTTTACATCCGAAACCAGTCGTGTAAGTAAGTTGGAATATACAAACGGTTCCACGAGTAACATTGGTGGGTTACCAGTATTATCACACACTGTCTCCCAAGGAAAAGAGTGTGCTGTATGGTCTCGACAAAATAGAAGGCAAAGTGATTTTCCACGCATAACAGCATCaagtaagaaaaagataaaagtgtTTCGTAATAAGaaaattttatcatatatatatcagataggTGATTATATAATTGGATGTGACATGTAA